The Impatiens glandulifera chromosome 3, dImpGla2.1, whole genome shotgun sequence genome contains a region encoding:
- the LOC124932529 gene encoding flavonoid 3'-monooxygenase CYP75B137-like, whose product MVLALIWCTSLLLKKFTKNAQKSLPPGPIGLPLLGSITFINGDFHSYFTSLAKNYGPIFSIRLGNKIAVVISTPSVAREVLKDQDIIFANRDAPIAAKVGFYGGSDILWSDYGPEWRMLRKVCTREMLSGSMVDSFYDIRRREVRKMVNSLWVRRMSPVDVGEEIFMTVLNTITNILWGGGGNEVAERSLGTEFRNVVCEMAVLLGKPNISDFFPCLAYFDLQGIEKQMKKMAKRFDIVFELMINKRTRLEDNNEKDFLQALLNLRKGEGNAKMPITMTHIKSLLMDMVMGGTSTTSSTMEFMLAEMMNNPDVMNKAQQELEVVVGANNMVEESHIHKLPYLRAVMKETLRLHPGAPLLAPHCPSESCTIGGYTIPKGALVFINVWAIQRDPYNWKDPLKFDPERFMNSEWDFSGNDFNYFPFGSGRRSCVGIETTERIFVFLLASLIHSFEWKVSPGEKLDLEETIWIGLKKKKPLIAIPTPRLLDEALYE is encoded by the exons ATGGTCTTGGCTTTGATATGGTGCACCTCACTTCTACTTAAGAAGTTCACAAAAAACGCTCAAAAGTCTCTGCCTCCCGGACCAATCGGGCTACCCCTTTTAGGGAGTATCACTTTCATTAATGGCGATTTTCACTCTTACTTCACTTCCTTGGCCAAGAACTATGGCCCAATCTTCTCCATACGGCTTGGTAACAAGATCGCTGTTGTCATCTCCACTCCTTCGGTGGCACGAGAAGTTCTCAAAGATCAAGACATCATCTTTGCCAACCGAGATGCACCTATTGCGGCTAAAGTCGGGTTCTACGGTGGCTCGGACATTTTGTGGAGCGATTATGGACCTGAATGGCGGATGCTGAGAAAAGTATGCACCCGAGAGATGCTTAGCGGGTCCATGGTCGATTCCTTCTATGATATACGGCGGAGGGAGGTTCGAAAGATGGTCAATAGCCTTTGGGTCCGAAGGATGTCACCGGTGGATGTTGGGGAAGAGATATTCATGACGGTGTTGAATACAATCACCAACATATTGTGGGGAGGTGGCGGAAATGAGGTGGCGGAAAGGAGTCTAGGGACTGAGTTTCGGAATGTTGTGTGTGAAATGGCGGTGCTGCTAGGAAAGCCTAATATATCTGATTTTTTTCCATGTTTGGCGTATTTTGATTTGCAGGGTATTGAgaaacaaatgaagaaaatggCCAAGAGGTTTGATATTGTGTTTGAATTGATGATAAATAAACGTACTAGACTAGAGGATAATAACGAGAAGGATTTTTTGCAAGCTCTATTGAATTTGAGAAAAGGAGAAGGAAATGCTAAAATGCCAATAACCATGACTCATATTAAATCACTTTTGATG GATATGGTTATGGGGGGGACGTCTACAACATCAAGCACCATGGAATTCATGTTGGCTGAGATGATGAACAATCCCGATGTAATGAATAAAGCACAACAAGAATTAGAAGTCGTGGTGGGTGCAAATAATATGGTTGAAGAATCACATATTCACAAATTACCTTATTTGCGTGCTGTCATGAAAGAAACCCTGCGCTTACATCCGGGAGCCCCCCTTTTAGCACCACACTGCCCTAGTGAATCTTGTACCATTGGTGGGTACACAATCCCAAAGGGTGCTTTGGTATTTATCAATGTTTGGGCCATCCAGAGGGATCCTTATAATTGGAAGGATCCACTCAAGTTTGATCCCGAGAGGTTTATGAACTCAGAGTGGGACTTTAGTGGAAATGACTTTAACTACTTTCCATTTGGTTCTGGCAGAAGAAGTTGTGTGGGCATTGAAACTACTGAAAGAATCTTTGTCTTCTTATTGGCCTCGCTCATCCACTCTTTCGAGTGGAAAGTGTCTCCCGGGGAGAAGCTTGACTTAGAAGAGACAATTTGGATAGGgctcaagaagaagaaaccaCTCATTGCAATACCAACGCCTAGGCTTCTTGATGAAGCTTTATACGAGTAA
- the LOC124932546 gene encoding flavonoid 3'-monooxygenase CYP75B137-like encodes MELLNFFIFFMSFIWCTSLVLKIFSRNAQKKQSLSLPPGPMGLPIFGNLPFLNPELPPYFTALAKTYGPIFSLRLGNKIAVVISTSSVAREILKDKDIIFANRDVPIAGKIGFFGGSDILWSPYGPEWRMLRKVCVQEMLRVRKMSQVDVGEEMFMTVLNSITTILWGDCGNEMAERNLGTEFRLFVEELVILMGVPNISDFFPCLAYFDLQGIEKKIKRLVKRFDKVFELMINERMREDDNSEKKDFLQGLLNLRKEGGDAKTPLTEIHLKSLLLDMVTAGTGTTSNTMEFMLAEMMNDPQIMKKAQQELEVVVGTNNIVEECHIHKLPYLYAVMKETLRLHPAAPLLVPHFPSESCTIGGYTILKGTRVFINAWAIHRDPSFWENPLKFDPERFMKSKLDYSGNDFNYLPFGSGRRICVGIEIAEKMFLYLFASLVHSFDWKVPDGEKLDLKEKFGLVIKKEKPLMAIPTPRLLSHALYE; translated from the exons atggaattattaaactttttcatcttcttcatgaGCTTCATATGGTGCACATCACTTGTACTTAAAATTTTTTCAAGAAATGCTCAAAAGAAACAATCGTTGTCGCTTCCACCAGGACCGATGGGGTTACCCATTTTTGGGAACCTCCCTTTCCTAAATCCAGAGCTTCCTCCTTACTTCACTGCCTTGGCCAAGACCTATGGCCCAATCTTCTCCCTCCGACTTGGAAACAAGATTGCAGTTGTCATCTCCACTTCCTCAGTGGCACGAGAAATTCTCAAGGATAAGGACATCATCTTTGCCAACCGAGATGTCCCTATTGCTGGAAAAATTGGGTTCTTTGGTGGTTCTGACATTTTGTGGAGCCCTTACGGACCTGAATGGCGGATGCTAAGGAAAGTATGCGTCCAAGAGATGCTTAGGGTCCGGAAGATGTCGCAGGTGGATGTTGGGGAAGAGATGTTCATGACAGTGTTGAATTCAATAACCACCATATTGTGGGGAGACTGTGGAAATGAGATGGCCGAAAGGAATCTAGGGACTGAGTTCCGTCTCTTTGTGGAAGAGTTGGTAATCCTGATGGGAGTACCAAATATATCAGATTTCTTTCCATGTCTGGCTTATTTTGACTTGCAAGGTATAGAGAAAAAGATAAAGAGACTGGTGAAGAGATTTGATAAagtttttgaattaatgataaacGAACGGATGAGAGAGGATGATAATAGTGAGAAGAAGGATTTTCTGCAAGGTCTATTGAATTTGAGGAAAGAAGGAGGGGATGCTAAAACGCCTCTAACAGAAATTCATCTCAAATCACTTTTATTG GATATGGTTACCGCAGGGACGGGTACAACATCAAACACGATGGAATTCATGTTGGCTGAGATGATGAATGACCCCCAAATAATGAAGAAAGCACAACAAGAATTAGAAGTTGTGGTAGGCACAAACAATATAGTTGAGGAATGTCACATTCACAAATTACCTTATTTGTATGCAGTCATGAAAGAAACACTCCGGTTACACCCTGCTGCGCCTCTTCTCGTACCACACTTCCCTAGTGAGTCTTGCACCATCGGTGGGTACACAATCCTAAAGGGCACTCGTGTTTTCATTAATGCGTGGGCCATACATCGAGACCCTTCGTTTTGGGAGAATCCACTCAAGTTTGATCCTGAAAGGTTTATGAAGTCTAAGTTAGACTATAGTGGAAATGACTTTAACTACTTACCATTTGGCTCCGGTAGAAGAATATGCGTGGGAATTGAAATAGCTGAAAAAATGTTCTTATACTTGTTCGCCTCGCTAGTCCACTCTTTCGATTGGAAAGTGCCCGACGGAGAGAAGTTAGACTTAAAAGAGAAGTTTGGACTCGTAATAAAGAAGGAAAAGCCTCTTATGGCAATACCAACACCTAGGCTTTTGAGTCATGCTTTATATGAGTAG
- the LOC124930455 gene encoding secreted RxLR effector protein 161-like, translating to MEDCNPVLTPMELGTKLSKFDGGERADAGRYRSLVGSLRYLISKRPDLMLSVGITSRFMEDPSYTHWKALKRIMRYVRGTLSLGIFYLKSDNYQLVGYSNSDWCGDVDDRKITSGYVFPVGNTAFTWLSKKKPIVTLSTCEAEYVAASWSVCHAVWLSNLLRHLGVIRDEGTVIRVDNKSAIELAKNPINHGRSKHIDVRFHFIREQVKEGKVELEHVESRAQAADIFTKPLPTTLLESCKRLIGMRDGKNI from the coding sequence aTGGAGGACTGCAACCCAGTTTTAACTCCAATGGAACTAGGCACTAAACTCTCAAagtttgatggaggagaacgAGCTGATGCTGGGAGATATCGAAGCTTAGTCGGAAGTCTAAGGTATCTTATAAGCAAGAGACCTGACCTAATGTTGAGTGTTGGGATAACAAGCAGATTCATGGAGGATCCAAGCTATACACATTGGAAGGCCTTGAAGAGAATTATGAGATATGTTCGAGGAACTCTTTCACTTggtattttctatttaaaatcaGATAACTATCAATTAGTGGGTTACTCTAATAGTGATTGGtgtggtgatgttgatgaccGGAAAATTACTTCGGGTTATGTATTCCCAGTCGGAAATACGGCTTTTACTTGGTTGTCAAAGAAGAAGCCTATTGTAACTCTGTCGACCTGCGAGGCAGAGTATGTGGCGGCCTCTTGGAGTGTGTGTCATGCAGTATGGCTTTCAAATTTACTAAGGCATTTGGGAGTGATCCGAGATGAAGGGACTGTGATTCGAGTTGATAACAAGTCGGCGATCGAGTTGGCAAAGAATCCAATTAATCACGGAAGGAGCAAGCACATTGACGTacgatttcatttcattcgagaacaAGTCAAAGAAGGAAAGGTTGAGTTAGAGCATGTTGAAAGTCGAGCTCAAGCCGCTGATATATTCACCAAGCCATTACCGACCACACTGCTGGAGAGTTGTAAAAGGCTGATTGGAATGAGAGATGGGAAGAATATTTAA